A stretch of Paludisphaera borealis DNA encodes these proteins:
- a CDS encoding PEP-CTERM sorting domain-containing protein, whose protein sequence is MKRFLICAVAAACCCVASADTRAGFTIGDIYATYNELHDENAVARYDSTGAYLGSIAMPATSIYGSTRGLGFGPDGLLYVVQDQLHQDANFNLVNQVGVLAFDSTGALKESYTYDGPGSNMNNISYGKISFDSSGHFFVGAGGGLLEFTEGSPGSGNLVFPTSNYGVFDVKTLANGHMLVASAYDIYELDGSGHVVRDLTQAENGANPYRFVDLRGLEYDASTGVLYASMLSDSSHYFQVMKIDYATGALLGAKTFTYADDLFLGADGRLLVGSRTQTPIFLDKDLNSLGSFSSDAGPRMFVTQFGPAASAVPEPASFAMLGVGVATILAAARSRRTR, encoded by the coding sequence ATGAAGCGATTTCTGATCTGCGCCGTGGCGGCCGCCTGCTGCTGCGTCGCATCGGCGGACACGCGCGCGGGCTTCACGATCGGCGACATCTACGCGACGTACAACGAGCTGCACGACGAGAACGCCGTCGCCCGTTATGATTCGACCGGCGCGTACCTCGGTTCGATCGCGATGCCCGCGACGTCGATCTACGGCAGCACGCGCGGCCTCGGCTTCGGACCCGACGGCCTCCTCTACGTGGTCCAGGACCAGTTGCACCAGGACGCCAACTTCAACCTCGTGAACCAGGTGGGCGTCCTGGCCTTCGACAGCACCGGAGCCCTCAAGGAAAGCTACACGTACGACGGCCCGGGTTCGAATATGAACAATATCTCCTACGGCAAGATCTCCTTCGATTCCTCCGGACACTTTTTCGTCGGCGCCGGCGGCGGCCTGCTGGAATTTACCGAGGGGAGCCCTGGGTCGGGAAACCTCGTCTTCCCCACGTCGAATTACGGGGTTTTCGACGTCAAGACCCTGGCCAACGGGCATATGCTGGTGGCCTCGGCGTACGACATCTACGAGCTCGACGGCTCGGGCCACGTGGTGCGCGATCTCACTCAGGCCGAAAACGGGGCGAACCCCTACCGGTTCGTCGACCTGCGAGGCCTCGAATACGACGCGAGCACCGGCGTCCTCTACGCGTCGATGCTGAGCGATTCCAGCCATTACTTTCAGGTCATGAAGATCGACTACGCCACCGGGGCGCTGCTGGGGGCCAAGACCTTCACCTACGCCGACGACTTGTTCCTGGGCGCCGACGGCCGCCTGCTGGTCGGCAGCCGGACCCAGACGCCGATCTTCCTCGACAAGGACCTGAACTCGCTCGGCTCGTTCTCATCGGACGCCGGCCCGCGGATGTTCGTGACGCAGTTCGGCCCCGCCGCCTCCGCCGTGCCCGAACCCGCCTCGTTCGCCATGCTGGGCGTCGGCGTTGCGACGATCCTGGCCGCCGCGCGTTCCCGCCGCACGCGGTAA
- a CDS encoding alpha/beta fold hydrolase, producing the protein MSREAREFKFLATPEKGEVSALLVRPESASHLLVLGHGASTNMWHATMQSIADRLAEAGVASLRYNFPYSENGKGRDSQAVCTATVRAAVAAAREAAPDLPLLAGGHSFGGRMTSTAASESPLEGVRGLVFFSFPLHQPGKPETKRADHLASVAVPMLFLSGTRDELADLDLLKPVCKKLGKLATLHAVDTADHGYKVLKRSRASDEDVFVEMARVVREWASKLN; encoded by the coding sequence GTGTCTCGCGAAGCCCGTGAGTTCAAATTCCTCGCCACGCCGGAGAAGGGCGAAGTCTCCGCGTTGCTGGTCCGGCCCGAAAGTGCGAGTCACTTGCTCGTCCTCGGCCACGGGGCGAGCACGAACATGTGGCACGCCACGATGCAGTCGATCGCCGATCGGCTGGCCGAGGCGGGCGTCGCGAGCTTGCGGTACAACTTCCCCTATTCGGAAAATGGCAAGGGTCGCGACTCACAGGCGGTGTGCACGGCGACCGTGCGCGCGGCGGTCGCGGCGGCCCGCGAGGCTGCGCCCGACTTACCACTGCTGGCGGGCGGCCATTCGTTCGGCGGGCGCATGACCTCGACGGCTGCGTCGGAATCCCCGCTCGAGGGCGTGCGCGGTCTGGTCTTCTTCTCGTTCCCCTTGCATCAACCCGGCAAGCCGGAGACGAAGCGGGCCGACCATCTCGCGTCGGTCGCCGTCCCCATGCTGTTCCTCAGCGGCACGCGCGACGAGCTGGCCGATCTGGACCTCTTGAAACCCGTCTGCAAGAAGCTCGGAAAACTGGCGACGCTGCACGCGGTGGATACCGCCGACCACGGCTACAAGGTGCTGAAGCGCTCCCGCGCGAGCGACGAGGACGTGTTCGTCGAGATGGCTCGCGTCGTGCGGGAGTGGGCGTCGAAATTGAATTGA
- a CDS encoding ATP-binding protein, producing the protein MTPDAEAADDPRARVFRSPLLADLFHAFAYSNDVWKADPFDVESIHANVRRWFDRTLDRVLEPSGLATGRMLLLLGESGSGKTHLMRAFRGRVHGAGRGYCAYMQMTAFTGAYGRYVLNNVVESLDRPYFEPRSTASALARIASKLADSLDDAGRDALERLGEGELDQSALDAAVSAAADVLIRDPKFGEVDVYLLQALLYLQSGDPAVKARVLKYLRCEDLNDHDRRLLGGIVPCTYADAPHWMIERIGKLIWALERVPLVICVDQLEDVFDLDEAALKFRKAMAVLCDIVSRLPSAVVVISCLENFYDELKSLLTRSIKDRVENDPRPVSLQTPCDLAEVRALIGRRLHHLFEVGGASYRADEPTFPIPEALVSRLAGLRARDVLLECQAYRERCVEEGKMAPYPLEGPGSDSGSGGRRDEVDAERSANAIEGEWNAFRSDHAAGPTVEEAELAAVLAEAIADAARELSPPRAIACQAEGRFVTIDDAGVKRLAGVCNKSAQGGALARQINELTARAGDRGAVAVALRSTAFPANPRTGVFRILETFVHNGGRRLTVEDSDWRTMAAFASFRARREADPAFDSWRKRTRPLTSLESLRTILDLDRPAPEGQDDPPANPG; encoded by the coding sequence ATGACGCCCGACGCCGAAGCCGCGGACGACCCCCGGGCGCGGGTCTTCCGGTCGCCGCTTTTGGCGGACCTGTTCCACGCGTTCGCCTACAGCAACGACGTCTGGAAGGCCGACCCGTTCGACGTCGAGTCGATCCACGCGAACGTCCGGCGCTGGTTCGACCGCACGCTCGACCGGGTGCTCGAACCCTCGGGCCTGGCGACCGGCCGGATGCTCCTGCTGCTGGGCGAGTCGGGCAGCGGCAAGACGCACCTGATGCGCGCGTTCCGCGGCCGGGTCCACGGCGCGGGGCGCGGATATTGTGCTTATATGCAGATGACGGCGTTCACCGGCGCGTACGGCCGCTACGTGCTCAACAACGTCGTCGAGTCGCTCGACCGGCCGTACTTCGAACCGCGGTCGACGGCTTCGGCGCTGGCCCGGATCGCGTCGAAGCTCGCCGATTCGCTCGACGACGCCGGCCGCGACGCGCTCGAGCGGCTGGGCGAAGGGGAACTCGACCAGTCGGCCCTCGACGCCGCCGTGAGCGCCGCGGCCGACGTCTTGATCCGCGACCCGAAGTTCGGCGAGGTCGACGTCTACCTGCTGCAAGCCCTGCTCTACCTCCAGAGTGGCGACCCGGCCGTCAAGGCCCGCGTGCTCAAGTACCTCCGTTGCGAGGACCTCAACGACCACGACCGCCGCTTGCTGGGCGGGATCGTCCCGTGTACCTACGCCGACGCCCCGCACTGGATGATCGAGCGGATCGGCAAGCTGATCTGGGCGCTCGAACGGGTTCCGCTGGTGATCTGCGTCGATCAGCTTGAAGACGTCTTCGATCTCGACGAGGCGGCGCTGAAGTTCCGCAAGGCGATGGCCGTGCTCTGCGACATCGTCAGCCGGCTCCCCTCGGCCGTCGTCGTGATCTCGTGCCTGGAGAATTTCTACGACGAGTTGAAGTCGCTGCTGACTCGCTCGATCAAGGACCGCGTCGAGAACGACCCGCGCCCCGTGAGCCTGCAAACCCCGTGCGACCTGGCCGAAGTCCGAGCCCTGATCGGCCGTCGGCTGCACCATCTATTCGAAGTCGGCGGGGCCTCGTACCGGGCCGACGAGCCGACGTTCCCGATCCCCGAGGCACTCGTGTCGCGGCTGGCCGGCCTTCGCGCCCGCGACGTCCTGCTCGAATGCCAGGCGTACCGCGAGCGCTGCGTCGAGGAAGGGAAGATGGCCCCCTACCCTCTTGAAGGGCCGGGCTCGGATTCGGGCTCGGGCGGTCGCCGGGACGAGGTCGACGCCGAGCGGTCGGCCAACGCGATCGAGGGCGAATGGAACGCCTTCCGGTCGGACCACGCGGCCGGGCCTACGGTCGAAGAGGCCGAACTGGCGGCCGTGCTCGCCGAGGCGATCGCCGACGCCGCGCGCGAGCTGTCGCCGCCCCGCGCGATCGCCTGCCAGGCCGAAGGCCGGTTCGTAACGATCGACGACGCCGGAGTCAAGCGACTCGCGGGCGTCTGCAACAAGTCGGCCCAGGGAGGCGCGCTCGCCCGCCAGATCAACGAGCTGACGGCCCGAGCCGGCGACCGAGGGGCCGTCGCCGTTGCCTTGCGGTCGACGGCCTTCCCCGCCAACCCCAGGACCGGCGTCTTCCGCATCCTTGAAACCTTCGTCCACAATGGCGGCCGGCGACTGACGGTCGAAGACTCCGACTGGCGGACGATGGCCGCGTTCGCGAGCTTTCGCGCGCGCCGGGAGGCCGATCCCGCGTTCGATTCGTGGCGGAAGCGGACCAGGCCCTTGACCAGCCTCGAATCGCTGCGAACCATTCTGGATCTCGATCGGCCCGCGCCCGAGGGCCAGGACGATCCCCCGGCGAACCCCGGTTGA
- a CDS encoding superoxide dismutase family protein — protein MSISKAATVLAVCGAVVTGLLGFRNATAQHAETKEAKIEKAVAILIPTKDSKVSGRVTFSHEGGKNTVHAVLHGLTPGEHGFHIHEYGVWSEDGMASGGHYNPTSHKHAGLDVKERHVGDLGNITADAKGNAELDLKDAGFLFHGPTSIIGRGVVVHAKADDLKTQPSGDAGGRLAVGVIGVAKP, from the coding sequence ATGTCGATTTCCAAAGCCGCGACCGTACTGGCCGTTTGCGGGGCGGTCGTCACCGGCCTGCTCGGATTCCGCAATGCGACGGCCCAGCACGCCGAGACCAAGGAAGCGAAGATCGAGAAGGCCGTGGCGATCCTGATCCCGACCAAGGACAGCAAGGTCAGCGGGCGGGTCACGTTCAGCCATGAAGGAGGCAAGAACACGGTCCACGCCGTGCTCCACGGCCTGACGCCCGGCGAGCACGGCTTCCACATCCACGAATACGGCGTCTGGTCGGAAGACGGCATGGCCTCGGGCGGCCACTACAACCCGACCAGCCACAAGCACGCCGGCCTCGACGTCAAGGAGCGGCACGTCGGCGACCTCGGCAACATCACGGCCGACGCCAAGGGCAACGCCGAGCTGGACCTCAAGGACGCCGGCTTCCTGTTCCACGGGCCGACCTCGATCATCGGCCGCGGCGTGGTCGTCCATGCGAAGGCCGACGACCTCAAGACCCAGCCCTCGGGCGACGCTGGCGGCCGGCTCGCCGTCGGCGTCATCGGCGTCGCCAAGCCCTGA
- a CDS encoding bifunctional acetate--CoA ligase family protein/GNAT family N-acetyltransferase, which produces MNRSTATDWENEGGASGERPLDAIFAPRTVAVIGATEKAGSVGRSVLWNLISSPFGGTVHPVNPNRRNVLGIKAYKDVAAVPDAVDLAVIAVPAATVPGVIRECVDAGVKGAIILSAGFRETGPEGAKLEQQVVEQAARGRMRIVGPNCMGVMRPHSGLNATFAPRAARPGNVGYISQSGALDMAVLDWSRKENVGFSAFISVGSMLDVGWGDLIDYLGDDPHTKSIVIYMESIGDARAFLSASREVALTKPIIVLKAGRAEASARAAASHTGTLTGSDEVLDAAFRRVGVLRVDSIAEVFDMADVLSKQPRPRGPRLAIVTNAGGPGVLAADALLEHRGELAELSPESTAALNALLPEAWSRANPVDVLGDADAQRFGRTIEVLAEDPGVDGLLAILTPQATTDPTATAHEVRRHAKILGKPLLAVWMGGESIEEGTKILTEAGVPTYLNPGTAAHVFTLMWKSSYNLQGLYETPRTPVDDATGGFAAAREQAEAVVAEARREGRTILTEAESKRLLAFYEIPTVPTTVVQTADEAAALAESIGFPVAVKLNSTTVTHKSDVGGVRLNLFDADAVRGAFRAIEKSVAEHVGPEAFQGVGVQPMIQPEGCEILLGSSLDPEFGPVILFGAGGRHVEVVADRALALPPLNTTLARRMMEQTRIYTALKGIRGQRPVDLAALERLLVRFSNLVVEQRWIKEIDVNPLFASPDRMIVLDARVIVHGPEVLADDLPRTAIRPYPSQYASPWTSTRGEHVMIRPIRPEDEPLMVAFHATLSERSVSFRYFHAMKYSARVAHERLTRICFNDYDRETALVADYRDPETGERKILGVGRLSKVRGGSEAEFALLVSDQFQGRGLGTELLHRVIQVGRDEHLARIVGDVLPENVEMLRVCEKLGFRLTRQLDEPVVRAELAL; this is translated from the coding sequence ATGAATCGTTCAACCGCGACCGACTGGGAAAACGAGGGAGGCGCGTCGGGCGAACGGCCGCTGGATGCGATCTTCGCGCCGAGGACGGTGGCGGTGATCGGGGCGACCGAGAAGGCGGGGAGCGTCGGCCGGTCGGTGCTCTGGAATCTGATCAGCAGCCCGTTCGGCGGCACGGTCCATCCGGTGAACCCCAACCGTCGCAACGTGCTGGGGATCAAGGCGTACAAGGACGTCGCCGCCGTGCCCGACGCGGTCGACCTTGCGGTGATCGCGGTCCCGGCGGCGACGGTCCCGGGCGTGATCCGCGAATGCGTCGACGCCGGGGTGAAAGGGGCGATCATCCTCTCGGCCGGGTTTCGCGAGACCGGGCCGGAAGGGGCGAAGCTGGAACAGCAGGTGGTCGAACAGGCGGCCCGGGGGCGGATGCGGATCGTCGGCCCCAACTGCATGGGCGTGATGCGGCCGCACAGCGGCTTGAACGCGACGTTCGCCCCGCGAGCGGCCCGGCCCGGCAACGTCGGCTACATCAGCCAGAGCGGCGCGCTCGACATGGCGGTCCTCGACTGGAGCCGCAAGGAGAACGTCGGCTTCAGCGCCTTCATCTCCGTCGGCTCGATGCTCGACGTCGGCTGGGGCGACCTGATCGACTACCTCGGCGACGATCCGCACACCAAGTCGATCGTGATCTACATGGAGTCGATCGGCGACGCGCGGGCGTTCCTGTCGGCCTCCCGCGAGGTGGCGTTGACCAAGCCGATCATCGTCCTGAAGGCGGGCCGGGCCGAGGCGTCGGCCCGCGCGGCGGCGTCGCACACGGGGACCCTGACCGGCAGCGACGAGGTTCTGGACGCGGCGTTCCGGCGCGTGGGGGTGCTCCGGGTCGACTCGATCGCCGAGGTCTTCGACATGGCCGACGTGCTCTCGAAGCAGCCCCGCCCGCGCGGGCCCCGGCTGGCGATCGTCACCAACGCCGGCGGCCCGGGCGTGCTCGCGGCCGACGCCCTGCTCGAACACCGCGGCGAACTCGCCGAGTTGTCGCCCGAATCGACGGCCGCCCTGAACGCCCTGCTGCCCGAAGCCTGGAGCCGCGCCAACCCGGTCGACGTCCTGGGCGACGCCGACGCCCAGCGGTTCGGCCGGACGATTGAAGTCCTCGCCGAAGACCCCGGCGTCGACGGCCTGCTGGCGATCCTGACGCCGCAGGCGACGACCGACCCGACGGCCACGGCCCATGAGGTGAGGCGGCACGCCAAGATCCTCGGCAAGCCGCTGCTGGCCGTCTGGATGGGTGGCGAGTCGATCGAGGAGGGGACGAAGATCCTCACCGAGGCGGGCGTTCCGACCTATCTCAACCCCGGCACGGCCGCTCATGTGTTCACGCTAATGTGGAAGTCGTCGTACAACCTTCAGGGCCTTTACGAGACGCCCCGGACGCCGGTCGACGACGCGACGGGGGGCTTCGCGGCCGCCCGCGAGCAGGCCGAGGCGGTCGTCGCCGAGGCCCGCCGCGAGGGGCGGACGATCCTCACCGAGGCCGAGTCGAAGCGGCTGCTGGCGTTCTACGAGATTCCGACCGTGCCGACCACGGTGGTCCAGACCGCCGACGAGGCGGCGGCCCTGGCCGAGTCGATCGGCTTCCCCGTCGCGGTGAAGCTCAATTCGACGACCGTCACCCACAAGAGCGACGTCGGCGGCGTCCGGCTCAACCTGTTCGACGCCGACGCCGTCCGGGGCGCGTTCCGGGCGATCGAAAAGTCGGTCGCCGAGCACGTCGGGCCCGAGGCCTTCCAGGGGGTCGGCGTCCAGCCGATGATCCAGCCCGAGGGCTGCGAGATCCTCCTGGGAAGCAGCCTCGACCCCGAGTTCGGCCCGGTGATCCTCTTCGGCGCCGGCGGTCGGCACGTCGAGGTCGTCGCCGACCGCGCGCTCGCCCTGCCGCCGCTCAACACCACGCTGGCGCGGCGGATGATGGAGCAGACCCGGATCTACACCGCCCTCAAGGGGATTCGCGGCCAGCGACCCGTCGACCTCGCCGCGCTCGAACGGCTGCTCGTACGGTTCAGCAACCTCGTCGTCGAACAGCGCTGGATCAAGGAGATCGACGTCAACCCGCTGTTCGCCTCGCCCGATCGGATGATCGTGCTCGACGCCCGGGTGATCGTCCACGGCCCCGAGGTCCTGGCCGACGACCTCCCCCGGACGGCCATCCGCCCCTATCCGTCGCAATACGCGTCGCCCTGGACGTCGACGCGAGGCGAGCACGTCATGATCCGCCCGATCCGTCCTGAGGACGAGCCGCTCATGGTCGCGTTCCACGCCACGCTCTCGGAGCGGTCGGTCTCGTTCCGCTATTTCCATGCGATGAAGTACAGCGCGCGCGTCGCCCACGAGCGGCTGACGCGGATCTGCTTCAACGATTACGACCGCGAGACGGCGCTCGTCGCCGACTACAGAGACCCGGAGACGGGCGAGCGGAAGATCCTCGGCGTGGGCCGGCTGAGCAAGGTCCGAGGGGGGAGCGAGGCCGAGTTCGCCCTTCTGGTCAGCGACCAGTTCCAGGGCCGCGGCCTCGGCACCGAGCTGCTTCACCGCGTGATCCAGGTCGGCCGCGACGAGCATCTCGCCCGGATCGTCGGCGACGTCCTGCCCGAGAACGTCGAGATGCTCCGCGTCTGCGAGAAGCTCGGCTTCCGCCTCACCCGCCAGCTCGACGAACCCGTGGTCCGGGCCGAACTGGCGCTGTGA